From a region of the Desmodus rotundus isolate HL8 chromosome 7, HLdesRot8A.1, whole genome shotgun sequence genome:
- the MAN2C1 gene encoding alpha-mannosidase 2C1 isoform X2 translates to MAAAPFLKHWRTTLERVEKFVSPVYSTDCNLRGRLFGDSCPVAALSSFLTPERLSYQEAVQQDFRPAQVGDSFGPTWWTCWFRVELTIPEAWVGHEVHLRWESDGEGLVWRDGEPVQGLTKEGDKTSYVLTDRLGEGDPRSLILYVEVACNGLLGAGKGTMIAAPDPEKMFQGLGEDNQRSFQALYTANQIVNVCDPAEPETFPVAQDLASKFFAQRGGESQHTIHAMGHCHIDTAWLWPFKETVRKCARSWVTAVQLMERNPEFIFVCSQAQQLEWVKNHYPGLYARLQEFACHGQFVPVGGTWVEMDGNIPSGEAMVRQFLQGQNFFLQEFGKMCSEFWLPDTFGYSAQLPQIMRSCGIRHFLTQKLSWNLVNSFPHHTFFWEGLDGSRVLAHFPPGDSYGMEGSVEEVLKTVAKNRDKGRTNHSAFLFGFGDGGGGPTQTMVDRLKRLYNTDGLPRVQLSSPGRLFSLLESDSARLCTWVGELFLELHNGTYTTHAQIKKGNRECERILHDVELLSSLALVRSTQFLYPAAQLQGLWRLLLLNQFHDVVTGSCIQLVAEEAMRHYEDIRSQGNTLLSAAAAALCAGEPGPEGLLIVNTLPWKRTEVLALPRPGGAHSLALVTVPSMGYAPAPAAPSLQPPLPQQPVCVVQETDGSVTLDNGIIRVKLDPTGCLTSLVLVASSREAIAEGAVGNQFVLFDDVPLYWDAWDVMDYHLETRKPVLGQAGTLAVGSEGGVRGSAWFLLQISPNSRLSQEVVLDAGCPYVRFHTEVHWHEAHKFLKVEFPARVRSPQATHEVQFGHLQRPTHYNTSWDWARFEVWTHRWMDLSEHGFGLALLNDCKYGSSVRGSVLSLSLLRAPKAPDVTADMGRHEFTYALMPHAGSFQDAGVIQAAYSLNFPLLALPTPGRAPVSAWSAFTVSSPAVVLETVKKAETNPQGRTLVLRLYEAHGSHVDCWLHTSLPVQEAVLCDLLERRDPAGHLPLRDAGLKLTFSPFQVQSLLLVLQPPPELSP, encoded by the exons ATGGCCGCGGCACCGTTCCTGAAGCACTGGCGCACTACGCTGGAGCGGGTGGAGAAATTTGTGTCGCCAGTCTACTCTACCGACTGCAACCTCCGCGGCAG GCTCTTCGGGGACAGCTGCCCGGTGGCTGCGCTCTCTAGCTTCCTGACGCCTGAGAGGCTGTCCTACCAGGAGGCAGTCCAGCAGGACTTCCGACCTGCGCAGGTCGGCGACAGCTTCGGACCCAC GTGGTGGACCTGTTGGTTCCGGGTGGAGCTGACCATCCCAGAGGCATGGGTGGGTCATGAAGTTCACCTTCGCTGGGAAAGTGACGGAGAAGGCCTTGTGTGGCGGGATGGGGAACCAGTTCAG GGTTTGACCAAAGAAGGGGATAAGACCAGCTACGTCCTGACTGATAGGCTGGGGGAAGGAGATCCCCGGAG CCTGATCCTGTACGTGGAAGTTGCCTGCAATGGGCTCCTGGGGGCCGGGAAGGGCACCATGATTGCAGCCCCAGACCCAGAGAAGATGTTCCAG GGCCTCGGGGAAGACAACCAGCGCAGCTTCCAGGCACTGTACACAGCCAACCAGATTGTGAACGTCTGTGACCCCGCGGAGCCTGAAACCTTCCCGGTGGCCCAGGATCTGGCCTCCAAGTTCTTTGCCCAACGTGGAGGTGAAAGCCAACATACCATCCATGCCATGGGGCACTGCCACATTGATACAG CCTGGCTTTGGCCCTTCAAGGAGACAGTGCGGAAATGTGCTCGGAGCTGGGTGACAGCCGTGCAGCTCATGGAGCGGAACCCTGAGTTCATCTTTGTCTGCTCCCAG gCGCAGCAGCTGGAGTGGGTAAAGAACCACTACCCTGGCCTGTATGCCCGGCTACAGGAGTTCGCCTGCCATGGGCAGTTTGTGCCTGTAgggggcacctgggtggagatg GATGGGAACATTCCCAGTGGAGAGGCCATGGTGAGGCAGTTCCTGCAGGGCCAGAACTTCTTCCTGCAGGAGTTTGGGAAAATGTGCTCTGAG TTCTGGCTGCCAGACACATTTGGCTACTCGGCACAGCTTCCTCAGATCATGCGCAGCTGTGGCATCAGGCACTTCCTGACCCAGAAACTGAGCTGGAACTTGGTGAACTCCTTCCCG CACCATACCTTTTTCTGGGAAGGGCTGGATGGCTCCCGTGTGCTGGCTCACTTCCCACCTGGTGACTCATACGGGATGGAGGGCAGTGTGGAGGAG GTGCTAAAGACCGTGGCCAAAAACCGGGACAAAGGGCGGACCAACCACAGTGCCTTCCTCTTTGGCTTTGGGGATGGAGGCGGTGGCCCCACCCAGACCATGGTGGACCGCTTGAAGCGCCTGTACAATACAGACGGGCTGCCCAG GGTGCAGCTGTCTTCTCCGGGGCGACTCTTCTCGTTGCTGGAGAGCGACTCGGCGCGGCTGTGCACGTGGGTCGGGGAGCTCTTCCTGGAGCTGCACAATGGCACCTACACCACCCACGCCCAG ATCAAGAAGGGGAACCGAGAGTGCGAGCGCATCCTGCACGACGTGGAGCTGCTCAGCAGCCTGGCGCTGGTCCGCAGCACCCAGTTCCTGTACCCAGCAGCCCAGCTGCAGGGCCTCTGGAG gctTCTGCTCCTGAACCAGTTCCACGATGTGGTGACCGGAAGCTGCATTCAGCTAGTGGCCGAGGAAGCCATGCGCCACTATGAAG ATATCCGTTCCCAGGGCAACACACTGCTTAGCGCCGCAGCTGCAGCCCTGTGTGCTGGGGAACCAGGTCCCGAGGGCCTCCTCATTGTCAACACGCTGCCCTGGAAGCGCACTGAAGTTTtggccctgcccaggcctggcgGAGCCCACAGCCTGG CCCTGGTGACAGTGCCCAGCATGGGTTATGCTCCTGCTCCAGCCGCCCCCTCACTGCAGCCCCCGCTGCCCCAGCAGCCTGTGTGTGTTGTGCAAGAG ACTGACGGTTCTGTGACTCTGGACAATGGCATCATCCGGGTGAAGCTGGACCCGACTGGCTGCCTGACATCTCTGGTGCTGGTGGCCTCCAGCAG GGAGGCTATTGCTGAGGGTGCCGTGGGGAACCAGTTTGTGCTGTTTGATGATGTCCCTCTGTATTGGGATGCCTGGGATGTCATGGATTACCACCTGGAGACCCG GAAGCCAgtgctgggccaggcagggaccCTGGCAGTGGGCTCAGAGGGTGGTGTGCGGGGCAGTGCCTGGTTCCTGCTACAGATCAGCCCCAACAGTCGGCTGAGCCAGGAGGTTGTACTGGACGCCGGCTGCCCCTATGTCCGCTTCCACACTGAG GTGCACTGGCACGAAGCCCACAAATTCCTAAAGGTGGAGTTCCCTGCCCGTGTGCGGAGCCCCCAGGCCACCCACGAGGTCCAGTTCGGGCACTTGCAGCGGCCTACCCACTACAACACCTCTTGGGACTGGGCACGGTTTGAG GTGTGGACCCACCGCTGGATGGACCTGTCAGAACACGGCTTCGGGCTGGCCCTGCTCAATGACTGCAAGTACGGCTCTTCGGTTCGGGGCAGCGTCCTCAGCCTCTCACT CTTGCGGGCTCCTAAGGCCCCCGACGTCACCGCCGACATGGGGCGCCATGAGTTCACATACGCGCTGATGCCGCACGCGG GCTCTTTCCAGGATGCTGGTGTTATCCAAGCAGCCTACAGCCTCAACTTCCCCCTGTTGGCGCTGCCCACCCCAGGCCGGGCTCCCGTGTCCGCCTGGagtgccttcactgtgtcctccCCCGCTGTGGTGCTGGAGACCGTCAAGAAG GCTGAAACCAATCCCCAGGGCCGCACGCTGGTGCTCAGGCTGTACGAGGCCCACGGCAGCCACGTGGATTGCTGGCTGCACACGTCGTTGCCAGTTCAGGAAGCCGTCCT CTGCGACCTCCTGGAGCGCCGAGACCCTGCTGGCCACCTGCCCCTTAGGGATGCTGGCCTGAAGCTCACCTTTTCTCCCTTCCAAGTGCAGTCTCTGTTGCTAGTGCTGCAGCCTCCCCCTGAACTGAGTCCCTGA
- the MAN2C1 gene encoding alpha-mannosidase 2C1 isoform X4, whose translation MIAAPDPEKMFQVSRAELALFHRDVHKLLVDLELLLGVAKGLGEDNQRSFQALYTANQIVNVCDPAEPETFPVAQDLASKFFAQRGGESQHTIHAMGHCHIDTAWLWPFKETVRKCARSWVTAVQLMERNPEFIFVCSQAQQLEWVKNHYPGLYARLQEFACHGQFVPVGGTWVEMDGNIPSGEAMVRQFLQGQNFFLQEFGKMCSEFWLPDTFGYSAQLPQIMRSCGIRHFLTQKLSWNLVNSFPHHTFFWEGLDGSRVLAHFPPGDSYGMEGSVEEVLKTVAKNRDKGRTNHSAFLFGFGDGGGGPTQTMVDRLKRLYNTDGLPRVQLSSPGRLFSLLESDSARLCTWVGELFLELHNGTYTTHAQIKKGNRECERILHDVELLSSLALVRSTQFLYPAAQLQGLWRLLLLNQFHDVVTGSCIQLVAEEAMRHYEDIRSQGNTLLSAAAAALCAGEPGPEGLLIVNTLPWKRTEVLALPRPGGAHSLALVTVPSMGYAPAPAAPSLQPPLPQQPVCVVQETDGSVTLDNGIIRVKLDPTGCLTSLVLVASSREAIAEGAVGNQFVLFDDVPLYWDAWDVMDYHLETRKPVLGQAGTLAVGSEGGVRGSAWFLLQISPNSRLSQEVVLDAGCPYVRFHTEVHWHEAHKFLKVEFPARVRSPQATHEVQFGHLQRPTHYNTSWDWARFEVWTHRWMDLSEHGFGLALLNDCKYGSSVRGSVLSLSLLRAPKAPDVTADMGRHEFTYALMPHAGSFQDAGVIQAAYSLNFPLLALPTPGRAPVSAWSAFTVSSPAVVLETVKKAETNPQGRTLVLRLYEAHGSHVDCWLHTSLPVQEAVLCDLLERRDPAGHLPLRDAGLKLTFSPFQVQSLLLVLQPPPELSP comes from the exons ATGATTGCAGCCCCAGACCCAGAGAAGATGTTCCAGGTGAGCAGGGCCGAGCTGGCCTTGTTCCACCGGGATGTGCACAAACTCCTGGTGGATCTGGAGCTGCTGTTGGGCGTGGCCAAG GGCCTCGGGGAAGACAACCAGCGCAGCTTCCAGGCACTGTACACAGCCAACCAGATTGTGAACGTCTGTGACCCCGCGGAGCCTGAAACCTTCCCGGTGGCCCAGGATCTGGCCTCCAAGTTCTTTGCCCAACGTGGAGGTGAAAGCCAACATACCATCCATGCCATGGGGCACTGCCACATTGATACAG CCTGGCTTTGGCCCTTCAAGGAGACAGTGCGGAAATGTGCTCGGAGCTGGGTGACAGCCGTGCAGCTCATGGAGCGGAACCCTGAGTTCATCTTTGTCTGCTCCCAG gCGCAGCAGCTGGAGTGGGTAAAGAACCACTACCCTGGCCTGTATGCCCGGCTACAGGAGTTCGCCTGCCATGGGCAGTTTGTGCCTGTAgggggcacctgggtggagatg GATGGGAACATTCCCAGTGGAGAGGCCATGGTGAGGCAGTTCCTGCAGGGCCAGAACTTCTTCCTGCAGGAGTTTGGGAAAATGTGCTCTGAG TTCTGGCTGCCAGACACATTTGGCTACTCGGCACAGCTTCCTCAGATCATGCGCAGCTGTGGCATCAGGCACTTCCTGACCCAGAAACTGAGCTGGAACTTGGTGAACTCCTTCCCG CACCATACCTTTTTCTGGGAAGGGCTGGATGGCTCCCGTGTGCTGGCTCACTTCCCACCTGGTGACTCATACGGGATGGAGGGCAGTGTGGAGGAG GTGCTAAAGACCGTGGCCAAAAACCGGGACAAAGGGCGGACCAACCACAGTGCCTTCCTCTTTGGCTTTGGGGATGGAGGCGGTGGCCCCACCCAGACCATGGTGGACCGCTTGAAGCGCCTGTACAATACAGACGGGCTGCCCAG GGTGCAGCTGTCTTCTCCGGGGCGACTCTTCTCGTTGCTGGAGAGCGACTCGGCGCGGCTGTGCACGTGGGTCGGGGAGCTCTTCCTGGAGCTGCACAATGGCACCTACACCACCCACGCCCAG ATCAAGAAGGGGAACCGAGAGTGCGAGCGCATCCTGCACGACGTGGAGCTGCTCAGCAGCCTGGCGCTGGTCCGCAGCACCCAGTTCCTGTACCCAGCAGCCCAGCTGCAGGGCCTCTGGAG gctTCTGCTCCTGAACCAGTTCCACGATGTGGTGACCGGAAGCTGCATTCAGCTAGTGGCCGAGGAAGCCATGCGCCACTATGAAG ATATCCGTTCCCAGGGCAACACACTGCTTAGCGCCGCAGCTGCAGCCCTGTGTGCTGGGGAACCAGGTCCCGAGGGCCTCCTCATTGTCAACACGCTGCCCTGGAAGCGCACTGAAGTTTtggccctgcccaggcctggcgGAGCCCACAGCCTGG CCCTGGTGACAGTGCCCAGCATGGGTTATGCTCCTGCTCCAGCCGCCCCCTCACTGCAGCCCCCGCTGCCCCAGCAGCCTGTGTGTGTTGTGCAAGAG ACTGACGGTTCTGTGACTCTGGACAATGGCATCATCCGGGTGAAGCTGGACCCGACTGGCTGCCTGACATCTCTGGTGCTGGTGGCCTCCAGCAG GGAGGCTATTGCTGAGGGTGCCGTGGGGAACCAGTTTGTGCTGTTTGATGATGTCCCTCTGTATTGGGATGCCTGGGATGTCATGGATTACCACCTGGAGACCCG GAAGCCAgtgctgggccaggcagggaccCTGGCAGTGGGCTCAGAGGGTGGTGTGCGGGGCAGTGCCTGGTTCCTGCTACAGATCAGCCCCAACAGTCGGCTGAGCCAGGAGGTTGTACTGGACGCCGGCTGCCCCTATGTCCGCTTCCACACTGAG GTGCACTGGCACGAAGCCCACAAATTCCTAAAGGTGGAGTTCCCTGCCCGTGTGCGGAGCCCCCAGGCCACCCACGAGGTCCAGTTCGGGCACTTGCAGCGGCCTACCCACTACAACACCTCTTGGGACTGGGCACGGTTTGAG GTGTGGACCCACCGCTGGATGGACCTGTCAGAACACGGCTTCGGGCTGGCCCTGCTCAATGACTGCAAGTACGGCTCTTCGGTTCGGGGCAGCGTCCTCAGCCTCTCACT CTTGCGGGCTCCTAAGGCCCCCGACGTCACCGCCGACATGGGGCGCCATGAGTTCACATACGCGCTGATGCCGCACGCGG GCTCTTTCCAGGATGCTGGTGTTATCCAAGCAGCCTACAGCCTCAACTTCCCCCTGTTGGCGCTGCCCACCCCAGGCCGGGCTCCCGTGTCCGCCTGGagtgccttcactgtgtcctccCCCGCTGTGGTGCTGGAGACCGTCAAGAAG GCTGAAACCAATCCCCAGGGCCGCACGCTGGTGCTCAGGCTGTACGAGGCCCACGGCAGCCACGTGGATTGCTGGCTGCACACGTCGTTGCCAGTTCAGGAAGCCGTCCT CTGCGACCTCCTGGAGCGCCGAGACCCTGCTGGCCACCTGCCCCTTAGGGATGCTGGCCTGAAGCTCACCTTTTCTCCCTTCCAAGTGCAGTCTCTGTTGCTAGTGCTGCAGCCTCCCCCTGAACTGAGTCCCTGA